In one window of Candidatus Avedoeria danica DNA:
- a CDS encoding response regulator: protein MSDKTVVSIEDNYHNRRLVRKILESSGFVVVEAEDGLSGLALVRKLRPRLVLLDIGLPDIDGLEVVRQIRADADLAGIKVIAISASAMRGDRELFLAAGCDDYLAKPIKVAELLHLVELHWPSGQAAEVVG, encoded by the coding sequence GTGAGCGACAAGACCGTCGTGTCCATCGAGGACAACTACCACAACCGCCGCCTGGTGCGGAAGATCCTCGAGTCGTCCGGTTTCGTCGTCGTCGAAGCAGAGGACGGGCTGTCCGGCCTGGCACTTGTCCGGAAATTGCGCCCGCGGCTCGTCCTGTTGGACATCGGCCTGCCCGACATCGACGGCCTCGAGGTCGTCCGCCAGATCCGCGCCGACGCCGACCTGGCCGGGATCAAGGTCATCGCGATCAGCGCCTCGGCGATGCGCGGCGACCGCGAGCTGTTCCTGGCGGCCGGCTGCGACGACTACCTGGCCAAGCCGATCAAGGTGGCTGAGTTGCTTCACTTGGTGGAGTTGCACTGGCCAAGCGGGCAGGCGGCGGAGGTTGTCGGGTGA
- a CDS encoding pyridoxal-phosphate dependent enzyme — protein MTTLFNAVTCLECGHRTAADVYAEACPSCGSAWLDAGYDVRRLPPNWPALVRSRVSSMWRYTELLPFGDEVQPLSMGEGWTPLTRSAGLAGELGYGDLWIKDERQQPTGSFKDRQAAAAVTALAARGTRELVIASTGNAAAAYAAFCARAGIRLWVFLTSSVPAEKMRELALYGAEVVKITGTYDQAKSVAADFAARRGIPFDRGAKMIPGKEAMKTVAYEIVEQLGWRAPDWYVQAVSGGIGPLGVHKGFGELFAAGLIDRIPRLGLIQSEGCSPMVRAWERGEVHATPVQPDTLITVLATGDPGPAYTMLKSAIDRHGGAMVAVSDGDAFRAMRRVARAEGFSVEPAASVAFAGLEVLRQRNFVAPDATVVVNCSGHTFSAEKHALEDRYTFTLDLGRTRERPGGSEGLGAALEGLDEQVTTVVVIDDNPDHSRLIRRLLQRYRNYRVLEAHNGPDGLDLVRQRRADVVLLDLMMPGMDGTAILEALKRDARTAGVPVIVVSAKTLEVEERRWLEARSASIWQKGSFSAAELVEHVVATVGRAGNGADANGTGTGDSDTGTLDASGLRSDATAFGDGRRPSILVIDGFELDARLLRRLFESSGRFSVTVASTAAAARLNLARARPDLIIMDLSLPDADGEDIVAEIADAGAMADVPLVIVSSRQVDPRTRARLSARADAIWTKDTLDRSSLLAHVETILLP, from the coding sequence GTGACCACCCTCTTCAACGCCGTCACGTGCCTGGAATGCGGCCACCGCACCGCCGCCGACGTGTACGCCGAGGCCTGCCCGTCGTGCGGCAGCGCCTGGCTCGATGCCGGCTACGACGTGCGCCGCCTGCCGCCGAACTGGCCGGCGCTCGTCCGTTCCCGCGTCAGCTCGATGTGGCGCTACACCGAGCTGCTGCCGTTCGGCGACGAGGTCCAGCCGCTGTCGATGGGCGAGGGCTGGACGCCGTTGACGCGGTCCGCCGGGCTGGCGGGTGAGCTCGGGTACGGCGACCTCTGGATCAAGGACGAGCGCCAGCAGCCGACCGGCAGCTTCAAGGACCGCCAGGCAGCCGCCGCCGTGACGGCCCTGGCCGCGCGCGGCACGCGCGAGCTCGTCATCGCGTCCACCGGCAATGCCGCAGCGGCCTACGCCGCGTTTTGCGCGCGGGCCGGCATCCGGTTGTGGGTCTTCCTCACCTCGAGCGTGCCGGCCGAGAAGATGCGCGAGCTGGCGCTGTACGGCGCCGAGGTCGTGAAGATCACCGGCACGTACGATCAGGCCAAGTCCGTGGCGGCCGACTTCGCGGCCCGGCGCGGCATCCCGTTCGACCGCGGCGCCAAGATGATCCCGGGCAAGGAGGCGATGAAGACCGTCGCCTACGAGATCGTCGAGCAGCTCGGGTGGCGAGCCCCGGACTGGTACGTGCAGGCGGTTTCGGGCGGCATCGGACCGCTGGGCGTGCACAAGGGCTTCGGCGAGCTCTTCGCCGCCGGCCTGATCGACCGGATCCCGCGGCTCGGCCTCATCCAGAGCGAGGGCTGCTCGCCGATGGTCCGCGCCTGGGAGCGCGGCGAGGTACACGCCACGCCCGTCCAACCCGATACGCTCATCACCGTGCTGGCCACCGGCGACCCCGGCCCGGCGTACACGATGCTCAAGAGCGCGATCGACCGCCACGGCGGCGCGATGGTGGCCGTCAGCGACGGCGACGCCTTCCGCGCGATGCGCCGCGTGGCACGCGCCGAGGGCTTCTCGGTCGAGCCGGCGGCCAGCGTGGCGTTCGCCGGCCTCGAAGTGCTCCGCCAGCGCAACTTCGTCGCCCCCGACGCCACTGTCGTCGTGAACTGCTCGGGCCACACGTTCAGCGCCGAGAAGCACGCGCTGGAGGACCGCTACACCTTCACGCTCGATCTCGGGCGCACGCGCGAGCGACCCGGCGGCAGCGAGGGCCTCGGCGCGGCGCTGGAAGGGCTGGACGAGCAGGTGACGACCGTCGTCGTCATCGACGACAACCCCGACCACAGCCGGCTGATTCGCCGACTGCTCCAACGCTACCGCAATTACCGCGTCCTCGAGGCCCACAACGGCCCGGACGGACTCGACCTCGTCCGCCAGCGGCGGGCCGACGTCGTGCTGCTCGACCTCATGATGCCCGGGATGGACGGCACCGCCATCCTCGAGGCGCTGAAGCGCGATGCGCGGACGGCCGGCGTGCCGGTGATCGTCGTTTCGGCCAAAACGCTCGAGGTCGAGGAACGCCGGTGGCTCGAGGCGCGATCGGCGTCCATTTGGCAGAAGGGGAGCTTCAGCGCCGCCGAACTCGTCGAGCACGTCGTGGCCACCGTCGGCCGGGCGGGCAACGGCGCCGACGCCAACGGCACGGGTACCGGCGACAGCGACACAGGCACGCTCGACGCGAGCGGTCTGCGGAGCGACGCGACCGCGTTCGGCGACGGCCGGCGGCCGAGCATTCTCGTCATCGACGGCTTCGAGCTGGATGCCCGGCTCCTGCGCCGGTTGTTCGAGTCCAGCGGTCGTTTCTCCGTAACGGTCGCGTCCACCGCCGCAGCCGCCCGGCTGAACCTGGCGCGCGCCCGGCCCGACCTGATCATCATGGACCTCTCGCTGCCGGACGCCGACGGCGAAGACATCGTCGCCGAGATCGCCGACGCGGGGGCGATGGCCGACGTGCCGCTCGTAATCGTCAGCTCGCGACAAGTGGACCCGCGTACGCGCGCCCGGCTGTCGGCGCGCGCGGACGCGATCTGGACAAAGGATACGCTCGACCGCAGCAGCCTGTTGGCCCACGTCGAAACGATCCTGCTGCCATGA
- a CDS encoding tetratricopeptide repeat protein — translation MVDTLGASTTDGRQVDPRATIDVLNARAWERLQADVQESTALAEEALAYADGLGYDKGIADARRTLCACHVIKSEHEQALSELPAVRELYRTLQDRRGEGSVVNILGSAYGTLGDFPKALELFLDGLAIATELGDQRGEAVALGNIGQVYAELGDLPSGLEHTERALALRRAIDDEAGAAATLMNLGAMSEMVGSLDRARACHEESLGIRRRLGDRLGEAMCLENLGTVCAKQGDADGAEQYLRTSLEIVDELEMRQWQGLVRLSLGKLVAADDDRLGEGIGLLRDAVKALQEISFRPRELEAHRALAEAYKRAGDTARALEHFEQAHTLEREVFSEGAERNVQNLRVRYEVKEAQREAEIYRLKNVELARTYQELAEAEHERARYTGLLRTSAETAELLSTILDPAALLSEIIQLLRDRFDLYYVHLFLVDPTSGQLVVRACSGDVGARLVEGRFAIPLTAPRSLVARAATARTVVKVDDVYSEPAFLPNALLPDTRSEVALPLVARGELVGVLDLQDRAVGRFAQADIDALLALSGQIAVALQNARLFQEVQTTAERLREVDRLKSEFLANMSHELRTPLNSIIGYAELILMGLGSDVDPAAREDIEAIHDNGQQLLHLINDLLDLARIEAGQMRLEPEPVGAAELLERARVTNAGLLVGRPIQMHVVSAPDVPPIQGDRVRLGQILNNLVGNAVKFTPAGHVWLRCYGEGDEVCLEIEDTGPGISESDVAAIFRPFRHADSPFTRRARGAGLGLAITLFLVELHNGAIEVKSRPGVGTVFTVRLPAARSAAPTLGAPTAYANGTAAA, via the coding sequence ATGGTCGATACCCTCGGCGCCTCCACCACCGACGGCCGGCAGGTGGATCCGCGCGCCACGATCGACGTGCTCAACGCGCGGGCGTGGGAACGCCTGCAGGCCGACGTGCAGGAGTCCACCGCCCTGGCCGAGGAGGCGTTGGCCTACGCGGACGGGCTCGGGTACGACAAGGGCATCGCCGACGCACGGCGGACGCTCTGCGCCTGCCACGTGATCAAGAGCGAGCACGAACAGGCGCTCTCCGAGCTTCCCGCCGTGCGCGAGCTCTACCGCACGCTCCAGGATCGGCGCGGCGAGGGCAGCGTCGTGAACATCCTCGGCAGCGCGTACGGCACGCTCGGGGACTTCCCGAAGGCGCTCGAACTCTTCCTCGACGGCCTCGCGATCGCCACCGAACTCGGCGATCAGCGCGGCGAAGCCGTCGCGCTCGGCAACATCGGCCAGGTGTACGCCGAGCTGGGCGATCTCCCGAGCGGACTCGAGCACACCGAGCGCGCCCTCGCGCTGCGGCGCGCGATCGACGACGAGGCCGGGGCCGCGGCGACGCTGATGAACCTCGGCGCGATGAGCGAGATGGTCGGCAGCCTCGACCGGGCACGCGCCTGCCACGAGGAGAGCCTCGGCATCCGCCGCCGTCTCGGCGACCGGTTGGGCGAAGCGATGTGCTTGGAGAACCTCGGCACGGTCTGCGCCAAGCAGGGCGATGCGGACGGCGCGGAGCAGTACTTGCGCACCAGCCTCGAGATCGTGGACGAGCTCGAGATGCGCCAGTGGCAGGGACTCGTGCGCCTCAGCCTCGGCAAGCTCGTGGCGGCCGACGACGACCGACTGGGCGAGGGCATCGGCCTGTTACGCGATGCGGTCAAGGCCCTCCAGGAGATCAGCTTCCGACCGCGCGAGCTCGAGGCCCACCGCGCGCTGGCGGAGGCCTACAAGCGCGCCGGCGACACGGCGCGGGCGCTCGAGCACTTCGAGCAAGCGCACACGCTGGAGCGGGAAGTCTTCAGCGAGGGCGCCGAGCGCAACGTCCAGAACCTGCGCGTGCGCTACGAGGTCAAGGAAGCGCAGCGCGAGGCCGAGATCTACCGCCTGAAGAACGTCGAGCTCGCCCGAACCTATCAGGAGCTGGCCGAGGCCGAGCACGAGCGCGCCCGCTACACCGGCCTGCTGCGCACCTCGGCCGAGACCGCCGAACTCCTTTCGACGATCCTCGACCCGGCGGCCCTGCTCTCGGAGATCATCCAGCTCCTGCGCGACCGGTTCGACCTCTACTACGTCCACCTCTTCCTTGTCGACCCCACATCGGGCCAGCTCGTCGTCCGCGCCTGCAGCGGTGACGTCGGCGCGCGGCTCGTGGAGGGCCGCTTCGCGATCCCGCTCACCGCACCGCGCAGCCTCGTGGCCCGCGCCGCGACGGCCCGCACCGTGGTGAAGGTGGACGACGTGTACAGCGAGCCGGCGTTCCTTCCGAACGCGCTCCTGCCCGACACCCGCTCCGAGGTCGCGCTGCCGCTCGTCGCGCGCGGCGAGCTCGTCGGCGTGCTCGACCTGCAGGACCGCGCCGTCGGCCGGTTCGCGCAGGCCGACATCGACGCCCTGCTCGCCCTCTCCGGACAGATCGCCGTCGCGCTCCAGAACGCACGGCTGTTCCAGGAGGTGCAGACCACGGCCGAGCGGCTGCGCGAGGTCGACCGCCTGAAGAGCGAGTTCCTGGCGAACATGAGCCACGAGCTGCGCACCCCGCTGAACTCGATCATCGGCTACGCCGAGCTGATCCTGATGGGCCTCGGCTCGGACGTCGACCCGGCAGCGCGCGAGGACATCGAGGCGATCCACGACAATGGTCAGCAGTTGCTGCACCTGATCAACGACCTGCTCGACCTGGCGCGCATCGAAGCTGGCCAGATGCGCCTCGAGCCCGAGCCCGTCGGCGCCGCCGAACTCCTCGAACGGGCGCGGGTCACGAACGCCGGCCTCCTCGTGGGCCGCCCGATTCAGATGCACGTCGTCTCGGCGCCGGACGTCCCGCCCATTCAGGGCGACCGCGTCCGGCTCGGCCAGATCCTGAACAACCTCGTCGGCAACGCCGTGAAGTTCACGCCCGCCGGTCATGTCTGGTTGCGCTGCTACGGCGAGGGCGACGAGGTCTGCCTCGAGATCGAGGACACCGGTCCGGGGATCAGCGAGTCCGACGTCGCCGCCATCTTCCGGCCCTTCCGCCACGCCGACAGCCCGTTCACCCGCCGCGCCCGCGGCGCCGGGCTCGGGCTGGCGATCACGCTGTTCCTCGTCGAGCTGCACAACGGCGCGATCGAGGTGAAGAGCCGACCCGGCGTCGGCACGGTGTTCACGGTCCGCCTGCCCGCCGCGCGGTCCGCGGCACCGACGCTCGGCGCTCCGACGGCGTACGCCAATGGGACGGCCGCCGCGTGA
- a CDS encoding TerC family protein, whose protein sequence is MVSFLTLTVLEIVLGIDNVIFIAILTGALPRERQGLARRLGISLAVLSRILLLFSISWVMRLNDPLITGLPGADRGLSGHDLILLFGGLFLIAKSTAEIHKKLEADDVHKVARVSTMAGVIVQILLIDVIFSLDSVITAVGLADDLRIMVAAVVVAAVVMLVFAGSIASFVERHPTMKVLALAFLILIGTMLVIEGWNPETAHALGLKQYAYFAMAFSFVVELVNLRVRRSSEPVHLHNTPDPDAAG, encoded by the coding sequence ATGGTGTCGTTCCTCACGCTGACCGTGCTCGAGATCGTGCTCGGCATCGACAACGTGATCTTCATCGCCATCCTCACGGGTGCGCTGCCGCGCGAACGGCAGGGGCTGGCGCGGCGCCTGGGCATCAGCCTGGCGGTCCTGTCGCGCATCCTCCTCCTGTTCTCGATCTCATGGGTGATGCGCTTGAACGACCCGCTCATCACCGGCCTTCCCGGCGCGGACCGCGGCCTCTCCGGCCACGACCTCATCCTGCTCTTCGGCGGGCTGTTCCTGATCGCCAAGAGCACGGCCGAGATCCACAAGAAGCTCGAGGCGGACGACGTGCACAAGGTCGCGCGCGTCAGCACGATGGCCGGCGTGATCGTCCAGATCCTGCTGATTGACGTGATCTTCTCGCTCGACTCCGTCATCACGGCGGTCGGTCTGGCCGACGACCTGCGTATCATGGTCGCCGCCGTCGTCGTGGCCGCGGTGGTCATGCTCGTCTTCGCCGGCTCGATCGCCTCCTTCGTCGAGCGGCACCCGACGATGAAGGTCCTCGCGCTGGCGTTCCTCATTCTGATCGGCACGATGCTCGTCATCGAAGGATGGAACCCGGAGACCGCGCACGCGCTGGGCCTCAAGCAGTACGCCTACTTCGCGATGGCATTCTCGTTCGTGGTGGAGCTGGTCAACCTGCGGGTGCGGCGGTCGAGCGAGCCGGTGCACTTGCACAACACGCCGGATCCGGACGCGGCGGGCTGA
- a CDS encoding TerC family protein: MADNIWFWVAFNAFVLVLLALDLGVFHRTAHEVSVREAAAWSAFWISLALVFNGVLYLWQGSEVALQFLTGYLIEKSLSIDNIFVFVLIFGALGVPKMYQHRVLFWGIVSALVLRGAMIGLGAVLIQRFHWLLYVFGAFLIGTGIKMAFQKARKLDPEMSLVVRLARRVVPVSSGYDGQHFLTRINGRRAVTPLFLALLLVEVTDLIFAVDSIPAIFAVTTDPFLVYTSNVMAILGLRSLYFLLAGVVDRFHLLKLGLALVLVFVGTKMVVADVFKVPTALSLGVIAVLIGGSVAASLAFPKREPTAA; encoded by the coding sequence ATGGCCGACAACATCTGGTTCTGGGTCGCCTTCAATGCCTTCGTCCTGGTGCTGCTGGCGCTCGACCTCGGTGTGTTCCATCGCACCGCACATGAGGTCTCCGTGCGGGAAGCCGCAGCGTGGAGCGCCTTCTGGATCTCGCTGGCGCTGGTCTTCAACGGCGTGCTGTACCTCTGGCAAGGATCGGAGGTCGCGCTGCAGTTCTTGACCGGATACCTGATCGAGAAATCCCTGTCGATCGACAACATCTTCGTGTTCGTCCTCATCTTCGGTGCGCTCGGCGTGCCGAAGATGTATCAGCACCGGGTGCTCTTCTGGGGCATCGTCAGTGCGCTCGTCCTGCGCGGGGCGATGATCGGGCTCGGGGCAGTGCTCATTCAGCGGTTCCATTGGCTGCTGTATGTCTTCGGCGCGTTCCTCATCGGCACCGGTATCAAGATGGCCTTCCAGAAGGCCCGTAAGCTCGATCCAGAGATGAGCCTCGTCGTACGGCTGGCGCGCAGGGTCGTGCCGGTCAGCAGCGGGTATGACGGCCAGCACTTCCTCACCCGGATCAACGGCCGGCGCGCCGTAACGCCGCTGTTCCTCGCCCTGCTCCTCGTCGAGGTGACCGACCTGATCTTTGCCGTCGACTCGATCCCGGCGATCTTCGCCGTGACGACCGACCCGTTCCTCGTCTACACGTCGAACGTGATGGCGATCCTCGGCCTGCGCTCGCTCTATTTTCTGCTGGCCGGCGTCGTCGACCGTTTCCACCTGCTCAAGCTCGGCCTGGCGCTCGTGCTCGTGTTCGTCGGCACCAAGATGGTGGTGGCGGACGTCTTCAAGGTCCCGACGGCGCTCTCGCTCGGTGTGATCGCCGTCCTCATCGGCGGCAGCGTGGCGGCGTCGCTGGCGTTCCCGAAGCGCGAGCCGACAGCCGCCTAG
- a CDS encoding metallophosphoesterase family protein, whose product MRTTHRGERAGDVTSPAVRLGLVADTHGWLDPAVLAHFAGVDLIVHAGDIGDAAILDALRAVAPVLAVRGNIDYGVLSDLPLAAWVDVEGARVASLHIAGPPGRPNAELRALVDEARPGLVVVGHSHVEGFWRVGGALVVNPGAAGHHGFHTTRTAYLMSREDGAEWQAWRIDLGPRGRQG is encoded by the coding sequence TTGAGGACGACGCACCGCGGCGAACGCGCGGGCGATGTCACGTCCCCCGCGGTCCGCCTCGGCCTCGTCGCCGACACGCACGGCTGGCTCGATCCGGCGGTCCTCGCCCACTTCGCCGGCGTCGACCTGATCGTCCACGCCGGCGACATCGGCGACGCCGCCATCCTCGACGCGCTGCGGGCCGTCGCACCCGTGCTGGCCGTGCGCGGCAACATCGACTACGGCGTGCTGTCCGACCTGCCGCTCGCGGCGTGGGTCGACGTCGAGGGCGCGCGCGTCGCGTCGCTGCACATCGCCGGGCCGCCCGGTCGGCCGAACGCCGAACTGCGCGCCCTCGTCGACGAGGCGCGACCCGGCCTCGTCGTCGTGGGCCACAGCCACGTCGAGGGCTTCTGGCGCGTCGGCGGCGCGCTCGTCGTGAACCCGGGCGCGGCCGGCCACCACGGCTTCCACACGACACGGACGGCCTACCTCATGTCGCGCGAGGACGGCGCCGAGTGGCAGGCGTGGCGGATCGACCTCGGTCCGCGCGGGCGGCAGGGTTAG
- a CDS encoding M28 family peptidase, which produces MPHPVPPEVADVLLAEILGRPTAHGLLGALCDTVGGRPAGSDRAAAAEAWAHDLLAGWGLADVRYDAFEITAWTRGSLTAEVVAPSVWPLSALAHGNCPRSADVTGPVVDVGHAEPADWARLGDTVRGAVALADEDASPGVRVRHRSEKLAAAAAHGAAALLIHSRDAGNIARTGVCADGEAAIPSLGISFEDGQRLKRLLGAGTVPLVHVATTNTFAPRTTRTVLADLPGTERPDEIVLAGAHLDSWDVAQGATDNGLGSAIVLEMARALALLHAAGVRPRRTMRFALWAAEEIGLFGSHRYVDTHGAALASHVGVMNFDMTGDPYGYWTPGHAPSPVLGALADQLAPLGMRRVFDDKAGLHSDHEPFMLEGVPIVGLKAVLPPEVGRYYHGFGDTFDKVAVAPFARAACVGAHTLWALADAPDRPLPHLPPGDVRAMLERADLIEALQVAGYDGPAMSAAATRP; this is translated from the coding sequence ATGCCCCACCCCGTCCCGCCCGAAGTCGCCGATGTTCTCCTCGCCGAGATCCTCGGCCGTCCGACCGCCCATGGCCTGCTCGGTGCGCTGTGCGACACCGTTGGCGGCCGCCCCGCCGGCAGCGACCGCGCCGCGGCGGCCGAGGCGTGGGCCCACGACTTGCTCGCCGGCTGGGGCCTCGCCGACGTCCGCTACGATGCGTTCGAGATCACTGCCTGGACGCGCGGATCGCTGACGGCCGAGGTCGTCGCACCGTCGGTCTGGCCCCTGTCGGCCCTGGCGCACGGCAACTGTCCGCGGTCCGCCGACGTCACCGGTCCGGTCGTCGATGTCGGCCACGCCGAGCCGGCGGACTGGGCGCGCCTTGGCGACACCGTCCGCGGCGCCGTCGCCTTGGCCGATGAGGACGCGTCGCCGGGCGTGCGGGTGCGGCACCGCAGCGAGAAGCTGGCGGCCGCCGCGGCGCACGGTGCAGCGGCGCTCCTCATCCACAGCCGGGACGCGGGCAACATCGCCCGCACCGGGGTGTGCGCGGACGGCGAGGCCGCCATCCCGAGCCTCGGCATCAGCTTCGAGGACGGGCAGCGCCTGAAGCGCCTCCTCGGCGCCGGCACCGTGCCGCTCGTGCACGTTGCGACGACGAACACGTTCGCACCGCGCACGACGCGGACGGTGTTGGCCGACCTGCCCGGCACGGAGCGCCCCGACGAGATCGTCCTGGCGGGCGCCCACCTCGACAGTTGGGACGTCGCCCAGGGCGCCACGGACAACGGCCTGGGAAGCGCGATCGTGCTCGAAATGGCGCGCGCGCTGGCGTTGCTCCACGCCGCCGGTGTCCGCCCGCGCCGGACGATGCGCTTCGCCCTGTGGGCGGCCGAGGAGATCGGGCTGTTCGGTTCGCATCGTTATGTCGATACTCACGGAGCGGCGCTCGCGTCACACGTCGGCGTGATGAACTTCGACATGACGGGCGATCCGTACGGCTACTGGACGCCCGGGCACGCGCCGAGCCCGGTGCTCGGCGCACTGGCCGATCAGCTGGCGCCGCTCGGCATGCGCCGCGTGTTCGACGACAAGGCCGGCCTGCACAGCGACCACGAACCGTTCATGCTCGAGGGCGTCCCGATCGTCGGCTTGAAGGCCGTCCTCCCGCCCGAGGTCGGCCGGTACTACCACGGCTTCGGCGACACGTTCGACAAGGTGGCCGTCGCGCCGTTCGCCCGCGCCGCGTGCGTCGGCGCCCACACGCTCTGGGCGCTGGCCGACGCGCCTGACCGCCCGCTGCCCCACCTGCCACCGGGCGACGTCCGGGCGATGCTGGAGCGGGCCGACCTGATCGAGGCGTTGCAGGTGGCGGGGTACGACGGGCCGGCGATGAGCGCGGCGGCGACGCGGCCTTGA